The genomic DNA CCGTGGCGGTATCCTGCGATCGGGTCTGGGTTTTGGCTTTTGCGATATAGGTGTGGTAACCAACATCCAGGAAGATCACCTGGGACTGGCCGATATCCATTCGCTGGACGACCTGGCACGCGTAAAAAGCGTGGTGTTGAACTCGGTAAAAAAAGATGGCTGGGGTATCTTGAATGCCGATAACGAGCATTGTGTACGCATTGGCAATAAAGCCGATTGCAACATTGCTTATTTCAGCTTGAATGAGAACAATCCTATCATTAAATCGCATTGCCGTAAAGGCGGCATAGCTGCCATCTGCGAAAACGGGTTCATCACCATTCAAAAAGGTGATTGGAAAATCCGCGTGCAGCGCACCATATTGATCCCGCTCACCTTTGGTGGTACCGTTCCTTTCATGATCGAGAACGTGCTGGCAGCCACACTTGCCGCATTCTTATGGGGCTTTAAGACTGAAGACATCAAAATGTCGCTGGAAACCTTTATCCCATCAGCTGCGCAAACACCGGGCAGGATGAACATCTTTGAGTTTAGAGACTTCCGCTTCATGATCGACTTTGCGCATAATCCTGATGGCTATAATGGAATCAAAGAGTTTTTAAAACATATCGATTCACCTCTTAAGATAGGTATCATAGCCGGAACCGGCGACCGGCGCGATGACGACATCCGCGAGTTGGGCAAAATATCGGCCGAAATGTTTGATTATATCATCCTGCGCCAGGAAAAACACTTGCGCGGTCGTACTGCCGAAAACATCATTGGTTTACTTAAGGAAGGTATCGAATCTGTTGATGTGAACAAACCTGTAGAGGTAGTACCCAAAGAAGTGGATGCTATAAAACACGCCATGAGTCTGGCCAAACCCGGCACTTTTATTACTGCCCTGAGCGATGTGATAGATAACGCCATCGAAACCGTACAAAACTACCAGGAGCAGGAACGGAACGGATTGTTTAACGTGTAAGCCCCCTACCCCCCTAAAGGGGGAACTTTTGAAAATCTCATTTAACGCGCGGGCCTTTGGTCTGCGCGTTTTTTATTTATCTCAACGCGTCATTGCGAGGTACGAAGCAATCTCTACACAAGCAAGTCGACCATAAAAGTTTGCTCTGCATAGCATAGAGATTGCTTCGTACCTCGCAATGACGCGTTTGTTATAGTAGCTGGGGGTAACCTTTTTTATTCATTCCCCTTTAGGGGGTTAGGGGGCTTCGGCGCTGACAGATAATAATGCCACAACAACATACTCGCCACCGTACGGTATGGCGCCCATTGTTCGGCTATAGCTATCACATCCTCGCGGGTGGTTTCTTTGGGTAACGATTTTACTCTTTTCAGCGCATTCACAGCGGCCAGATCACCTATGGGGAAAATATCGGCATGTTGTAGTACAAACATCAGGTATACATCGGCGGTCCAATTGCCAATGCCTTTAAGGGCTGTGAGTTTGGCACGGATCACATCATCGGACAATTGTTCCAATTCGGTTAGGTTGATTTGTCCGCTCAGGATAGCTTCAGCCAGGTATTTGGTATACGTGGTTTTCTGCCGACTGAAATAACAGGCTTTAAATTCCTCATCCGTGAGCAGCAATACCCTTGCCGGGGTGATCTCCTGTATGTATTCCCGTAATTTATTCAATGCCGATAAAGCAGAGGCCAGCGAAACCTGCTGCTCCAGGATAATGTGCACCAAAGTTTCAAATGTATTAGGCCTTGACCATAGAGGTGGGTAACCGTGTGCCTTGATGATATTGGCCAGGTCGGCATCATCCTCGGCAAGCTTATCGCAAATAGAATGGTAGTTGGAATGGTTGAACTGTTTTAACATAGGTTTGTTGTGAATGATATTAACCAATATGTCATTGCGAGGAGGAACGACGAAGCAATCTCCTCGCGAGCCTATGCTTGGGATGAGATTGCCACGCTGCGCTCGCAATGACATAGAGTTGATACTAGCGTCGATTAAATTACTAATTTTTTTAGGATTTAGCGTTTAGTTTTCTGAATTTTACCTTTATGAACAATCTGCCGCCTTTAGCCGAACGTATGCGCCCGGGATCGCTCGACGATTATGTGGGGCAAAAACATCTTGTAGGGCCGGGCGCGGTTTTACGTAAAGCCATTGAATCGGGCTCGCTGCCATCCATGTTATTCTGGGGGCCACCGGGGGTTGGTAAAACTACTTTAGCTTATATTATTTCGCAGTCGCTATACCGGCCGTTCTTCTCCCTGAGCGCTATTAACTCGGGGGTAAAAGATGTTCGGGAAGTAATCGAAAAAGCGTCACAGCTTAAAGATCTTGGCGAAACATTACCCATATTATTTATTGATGAGATCCACCGTTTCTCCAAATCGCAGCAGGACTCGTTATTGGGTGCGGTGGAACGCGGCATAGTAACCCTCATTGGCGCCACTACCGAAAACCCATCGTTCGAGGTGATCTCGGCTTTACTATCGCGTTGCCAGGTATATATACTGCAGCCGCTGGCCAAGGAGGACCTGCTCAACCTGCTTGACAAGGCCATGAAGGAAGATGTGATATTGAAAGATAAAAAGATCGTTATCCAAGAGCATGAAGCGTTGCTCCGCCTTTCCGGCGGTGATGCCCGTAAGCTGCTCAATATATTCGAGCTGCTGATCAATGCTTTTGATACACCCGAAATAGTTTTAACCAACGAGGTAGTGCTGGAACATGTACAGCAAAACATGGCCCTGTATGATAAAACCGGCGAACAGCACTATGATATTATTTCGGCCTTTATCAAATCCATGCGGGGTTCCGATCCAAATGGCGCCGTGTACTGGCTGGCCCGTATGATCGTTGGCGGCGAAGATCCTTTATTTATTGCCAGGCGCATGTTGATACTGGCATCCGAAGA from Mucilaginibacter inviolabilis includes the following:
- a CDS encoding DNA-3-methyladenine glycosylase family protein; translated protein: MLKQFNHSNYHSICDKLAEDDADLANIIKAHGYPPLWSRPNTFETLVHIILEQQVSLASALSALNKLREYIQEITPARVLLLTDEEFKACYFSRQKTTYTKYLAEAILSGQINLTELEQLSDDVIRAKLTALKGIGNWTADVYLMFVLQHADIFPIGDLAAVNALKRVKSLPKETTREDVIAIAEQWAPYRTVASMLLWHYYLSAPKPPNPLKGNE
- a CDS encoding replication-associated recombination protein A, translating into MNNLPPLAERMRPGSLDDYVGQKHLVGPGAVLRKAIESGSLPSMLFWGPPGVGKTTLAYIISQSLYRPFFSLSAINSGVKDVREVIEKASQLKDLGETLPILFIDEIHRFSKSQQDSLLGAVERGIVTLIGATTENPSFEVISALLSRCQVYILQPLAKEDLLNLLDKAMKEDVILKDKKIVIQEHEALLRLSGGDARKLLNIFELLINAFDTPEIVLTNEVVLEHVQQNMALYDKTGEQHYDIISAFIKSMRGSDPNGAVYWLARMIVGGEDPLFIARRMLILASEDIGNANPNALLLAQSCFEAVNKIGMPESQLILSQTAIYLATSAKSNSATTAIGAAIALVRQTGDLPVPLHLRNAPTKLMKNIGYGKDYKYAHSYEGNFTDLDFLPDALRGTQIYQPGNNAKENESKEKLRKLWGDRYKY